The Tistrella mobilis genome window below encodes:
- a CDS encoding O-acetylhomoserine aminocarboxypropyltransferase/cysteine synthase family protein, producing MTQYRHPETAVLHAGYRADPTTGAVAVPIYQTTSYQFESTAKAANLFALSELGNIYTRIMNPTTDVLEQRLAALEGGVAALAVSSGQAASALAIQNLAQAGDNVVSSTDLYGGTWNLFANTLRQQGIEVRFVDPSDPENFRRATDDRTRAYYGETLPNPKLRVFPIAEVAEIGKSFGIPLIIDNTAAPIIARPLEHGAAVVVYSTTKYIGGHGTSIGGIIIDGGTFDWEAFPERQPLLNTPDASYHGAVWTQAVKPLGPIAYIIKARVTLLRDLGCAASPFNAFQTIQGLETLPLRMREHNKNATLVAKFLSEHPAVLTVTHPSLAEGEARARADKYLKGGYGALIGFEIKGGAEAGRAFIEALKLLYHVANIGDARSLAIHPATTTHSQLSEEEQKASGVTPGYVRLSIGIEHVDDIIADIEQALAVATAA from the coding sequence ATGACCCAGTACCGTCACCCCGAGACGGCCGTTCTGCATGCGGGCTATCGTGCGGACCCCACCACCGGCGCGGTGGCGGTGCCGATCTACCAGACGACCTCGTATCAGTTCGAGAGCACCGCGAAGGCTGCCAACCTGTTCGCACTGTCGGAACTGGGCAACATCTATACCCGGATCATGAACCCGACCACCGACGTGCTGGAGCAGCGCCTGGCCGCCCTTGAGGGCGGTGTGGCGGCGCTCGCCGTCTCCTCGGGTCAGGCGGCCTCGGCGCTGGCGATCCAGAATCTCGCCCAGGCGGGCGACAATGTCGTCTCGTCGACCGATCTTTACGGCGGCACCTGGAATCTGTTTGCCAACACGCTGCGCCAGCAGGGCATCGAGGTCCGCTTCGTCGATCCGTCGGACCCCGAGAATTTCCGCCGCGCCACCGACGACCGCACCCGCGCCTATTACGGCGAGACCCTGCCCAACCCGAAGCTCCGGGTGTTCCCGATCGCCGAGGTTGCCGAGATCGGCAAGTCCTTCGGCATCCCGCTGATCATCGACAACACCGCCGCCCCGATCATCGCCCGGCCGCTGGAGCATGGTGCGGCCGTGGTGGTCTATTCCACCACCAAATATATCGGCGGCCACGGCACCTCGATCGGCGGCATCATCATCGACGGCGGCACTTTCGACTGGGAGGCCTTCCCCGAGCGTCAGCCGCTGCTGAACACCCCCGATGCCAGCTATCACGGCGCGGTCTGGACCCAGGCGGTGAAGCCGCTCGGCCCCATCGCCTATATCATCAAGGCCCGCGTCACCCTGCTGCGCGACCTGGGCTGCGCCGCTTCGCCCTTCAACGCCTTCCAGACCATCCAGGGCCTGGAGACGCTGCCGCTGCGCATGCGCGAGCACAACAAGAACGCGACCCTGGTCGCCAAGTTCCTGTCCGAGCATCCGGCGGTGCTGACCGTCACCCATCCGAGCCTGGCCGAGGGTGAGGCGCGCGCCCGTGCCGACAAGTATCTGAAGGGCGGCTATGGCGCGCTGATCGGCTTCGAGATCAAGGGCGGTGCCGAAGCCGGCCGCGCCTTCATCGAGGCGCTGAAGCTGCTCTACCATGTCGCCAATATCGGCGACGCCCGCAGCCTGGCGATCCACCCCGCCACCACCACCCACAGCCAGCTGTCGGAAGAGGAACAGAAGGCCTCGGGCGTCACCCCGGGTTATGTCCGCCTCTCGATCGGCATCGAGCATGTCGACGACATCATCGCCGACATCGAACAGGCTCTGGCGGTGGCGACGGCGGCCTGA
- a CDS encoding LeuA family protein has protein sequence MDITENGIVHIRQPATAPQPRRVMVFDTTLRDGEQAPGNVMSAEQKVSMFRRLDALGLDLVEGGFPASSGEDFEAFREMARGPRASKICAFCRAAERDIDVIADGLGSSGNAQIEILLVGSEIHLEHKRRITAEEAIEEAVRSVRHAASLGFDDIAVAPEDATRGSLPYLERLLKASVEAGARTVAIPDTVGCALPHEFAALVRAMRSWVGPDVILSAHCHDDMGLALANTLAALEAGADSFQATLCGIGERAGNTALEEAIAQLRLNGPRMGLATDVALEPVIEAAHALRKMIHLPLMPTKPLLGAEARTVTAPTHLGWTRTAEAWPVRPVTAARPNAVMVGGTPRNAITRRLAEAGVVIDIDKIDAVCDRLAADPTPDRFNDHGALVALYREVADSGTGLPG, from the coding sequence ATGGACATCACCGAGAACGGCATCGTTCACATCCGCCAGCCCGCCACCGCCCCCCAGCCGCGACGGGTGATGGTCTTCGACACCACACTGCGCGATGGCGAACAGGCGCCGGGCAATGTGATGTCGGCCGAGCAGAAAGTGTCGATGTTCCGCCGGCTGGATGCGCTGGGTCTCGATCTGGTCGAAGGCGGTTTTCCGGCCTCGTCGGGCGAGGATTTCGAAGCCTTCCGCGAAATGGCCCGGGGGCCCCGGGCCAGCAAGATCTGCGCCTTCTGTCGCGCGGCCGAACGCGATATCGACGTCATTGCCGATGGGCTGGGCTCCAGCGGCAATGCCCAGATCGAGATCCTGCTGGTCGGCTCGGAAATCCATCTGGAGCACAAGCGCCGGATCACCGCCGAAGAGGCCATCGAGGAAGCGGTGCGCAGCGTGCGCCATGCGGCCTCTCTGGGTTTCGACGACATCGCCGTCGCCCCGGAAGATGCCACCCGCGGCTCCCTGCCCTACCTGGAACGCCTGCTCAAGGCCTCGGTCGAGGCGGGGGCCCGAACGGTTGCGATCCCCGATACGGTCGGCTGCGCGCTGCCGCATGAATTCGCCGCCCTGGTCCGCGCCATGCGGTCCTGGGTCGGGCCGGATGTCATCCTCTCGGCCCATTGCCACGACGATATGGGGCTGGCACTCGCCAACACGCTGGCGGCGCTGGAGGCAGGCGCCGACAGCTTCCAGGCGACGCTCTGCGGCATCGGCGAGCGGGCCGGCAATACCGCGCTCGAAGAGGCGATCGCCCAGCTGCGCCTCAACGGCCCGCGCATGGGGCTTGCGACCGATGTGGCGCTGGAGCCGGTGATCGAGGCCGCCCATGCCCTGCGCAAGATGATCCACCTGCCGCTGATGCCGACGAAGCCGCTGCTGGGCGCCGAGGCCCGTACCGTCACCGCCCCCACCCATCTCGGCTGGACACGCACCGCCGAGGCCTGGCCCGTGCGGCCGGTGACGGCGGCCCGCCCCAATGCGGTGATGGTCGGCGGCACGCCGCGCAATGCCATCACCCGCCGTCTGGCCGAGGCCGGGGTGGTGATCGACATCGACAAGATCGATGCGGTCTGCGACCGGCTCGCGGCCGATCCGACGCCCGATCGCTTCAATGATCATGGTGCGCTGGTGGCGCTGTATCGCGAGGTCGCCGACAGCGGGACCGGGCTTCCCGGCTGA
- a CDS encoding LysR family transcriptional regulator, with product MIDRLEFLLALSRERHFGRAAQACGVSQPTLSAGVKALEDMLGTMLVQRGSRFRGFTPEGERVLDWARRIVGDARSMRQEIDALKRGLSGTLRIAVIPTALGITPRLTTGFRIRNPQVRFAIRTCTSTEVLQLVDDLAAEAGITYLDNEPLGRVGTVPLYRERYHLLTAADSPEGARASVAWAEAARLPLCLLSRDMQNRRIIDGMLAAAGGDAAPLLESNSVSVLSAHIRTTRWSTIMPVGLAEALGLVGDGRINAVPLVDPDVSHQVGLVVPQREPMMPLTAALVAEARRLVAADSASIPQLRSQR from the coding sequence GTGATCGATCGGCTGGAGTTCCTGCTGGCCCTGTCCCGCGAACGCCATTTCGGCCGCGCCGCCCAGGCCTGCGGCGTGTCGCAGCCGACGCTTTCCGCCGGGGTGAAGGCGCTGGAAGACATGCTCGGCACCATGCTGGTCCAGCGCGGCTCGCGCTTTCGCGGCTTCACGCCCGAGGGTGAGCGGGTGCTCGACTGGGCCCGGCGGATCGTCGGTGATGCGCGCTCGATGCGGCAGGAGATCGATGCGCTGAAGCGCGGCCTGTCGGGCACGCTCAGGATTGCGGTCATCCCCACCGCCCTGGGCATCACCCCGCGGCTGACCACCGGCTTCCGCATCCGCAACCCTCAGGTCCGTTTCGCCATCCGTACCTGCACCTCTACCGAGGTGTTGCAGCTGGTGGATGATCTCGCGGCCGAAGCCGGCATCACCTATCTCGACAACGAGCCGCTCGGCCGGGTCGGCACCGTGCCGCTCTATCGCGAGCGCTATCACCTGCTGACCGCGGCCGACAGCCCCGAGGGCGCCCGCGCCTCGGTCGCCTGGGCAGAGGCCGCCCGGCTGCCGCTCTGCCTGCTCAGCCGTGACATGCAGAACCGGCGGATCATCGACGGCATGCTGGCCGCGGCCGGCGGCGATGCGGCGCCGCTGCTCGAATCCAACTCGGTCTCGGTGCTCTCGGCCCATATCCGCACCACCCGCTGGTCGACGATCATGCCGGTGGGGCTGGCCGAGGCGCTGGGGCTGGTCGGCGACGGCCGGATCAATGCCGTGCCGCTCGTCGATCCGGATGTTTCCCATCAGGTCGGGCTGGTCGTACCCCAGCGTGAGCCGATGATGCCGCTGACCGCAGCCCTGGTCGCGGAAGCCCGCCGCCTGGTGGCCGCCGACAGCGCGTCGATACCCCAACTCCGATCGCAACGATAG
- a CDS encoding NAD(P)H-dependent oxidoreductase subunit E yields the protein MTRYDSWTPEKGALIIGDMAAEGRTALLPILHEIQAGFGHVPAEAVPMIAEALNLTRADVHGVVSFYHDFRETPVAPRVLKLCRAEACQAAGADQVARRVAERTGLACGETSADGALAVEAVYCLGLCATAPSAMLEGPGVEGGRRLGARLGGPRLERLIDEAVR from the coding sequence ATGACGCGATACGACAGCTGGACGCCCGAAAAGGGCGCCCTGATCATCGGTGATATGGCAGCAGAGGGGCGGACGGCCCTGTTGCCGATCCTGCACGAGATCCAGGCGGGTTTCGGCCATGTGCCGGCCGAGGCGGTGCCGATGATCGCCGAGGCGCTGAACCTGACCCGGGCCGATGTTCACGGCGTGGTCAGCTTTTACCACGACTTCCGCGAGACGCCTGTGGCGCCCCGGGTGCTGAAGCTCTGCCGGGCCGAGGCCTGCCAAGCGGCGGGTGCCGACCAGGTGGCCCGCCGGGTGGCGGAACGCACCGGCCTTGCCTGCGGCGAGACCTCGGCCGATGGGGCGCTGGCGGTGGAAGCGGTCTACTGTCTGGGCCTTTGCGCCACGGCGCCGTCGGCCATGCTCGAAGGGCCGGGTGTCGAGGGCGGCCGACGGCTCGGCGCCCGGCTGGGCGGGCCCCGGCTCGAACGCCTGATCGACGAGGCCGTGCGATGA
- a CDS encoding formate dehydrogenase beta subunit — protein MSVTIYLPKDAAALALGADEVAAELTRLARMAGRDLNLVRTGSRGLFWLEPMIEVATPAGRIAYGPVEASDVEGLVAAGLFEGGAHPLRLGPPAAIPFLARQTRLTFARTGIVDPASVEDYRAHGGWAGLERALELGPEGIVEEVVQSGLRGRGGAGFPTGVKWRTVAAAKAPQKYIVCNADEGDSGTYADRMIMEGDPFVLIEGMVIAGIAVGATRGYVYLRSEYPHAAAAFALALDEARRAGFLGARIGGSAHDFDIELRMGAGAYVCGEETALLDSIEGKRGQVRAKPPLPAHQGLFGRPTVINNVISLASVPFILAEGAAVYRDFGMGRSRGTMPIQLAGNIRFGGLYETAFGVTLGELVDEIGGGTASGRPVRAVQVGGPLGAYFPRALFDTPFDYEAFTAAGGLIGHGGVVVFDDTVDLRAQARFAMEFCAIESCGKCTPCRIGSTRGVEVIDRIGAGDPKQITLLRDLCETMKFGSLCALGGFAPYPVLSALDHFPEDFGVGAAGSAAAAE, from the coding sequence ATGAGCGTGACGATCTATCTGCCCAAGGATGCCGCCGCCCTGGCGCTGGGTGCCGACGAGGTCGCGGCCGAACTCACCCGCCTTGCCCGCATGGCGGGGCGTGACCTCAATCTGGTGCGCACGGGCTCTCGCGGTCTGTTCTGGCTGGAGCCGATGATCGAGGTCGCAACGCCTGCGGGCCGCATCGCCTATGGCCCGGTCGAGGCATCCGATGTCGAGGGTCTGGTTGCGGCCGGTCTGTTCGAGGGCGGGGCCCATCCTCTGCGGCTCGGCCCCCCCGCCGCCATTCCCTTTCTTGCCCGCCAGACCAGGTTGACCTTCGCCCGCACCGGCATCGTCGATCCGGCTTCGGTCGAGGATTATCGCGCCCATGGCGGCTGGGCCGGGCTTGAACGCGCGCTGGAGCTGGGGCCCGAGGGGATCGTCGAGGAGGTGGTGCAGTCGGGCCTGCGCGGCCGCGGCGGGGCCGGTTTCCCGACCGGCGTGAAATGGCGCACGGTCGCAGCCGCGAAGGCACCGCAGAAATACATCGTCTGCAATGCCGACGAGGGCGACAGCGGCACCTATGCCGACCGGATGATCATGGAGGGCGACCCCTTCGTGCTGATCGAGGGCATGGTCATCGCCGGTATCGCCGTCGGCGCCACTCGCGGCTATGTCTATCTGCGCTCGGAATATCCGCATGCTGCGGCGGCTTTCGCGCTGGCGCTGGACGAGGCCCGCAGGGCCGGGTTCCTGGGCGCGCGCATCGGCGGCTCGGCCCATGATTTCGACATCGAGCTGCGCATGGGTGCCGGCGCCTATGTCTGCGGCGAGGAGACCGCGCTGCTCGACAGCATCGAGGGCAAGCGCGGCCAGGTCCGTGCCAAGCCGCCTTTGCCGGCGCATCAGGGCCTGTTCGGCCGGCCGACGGTGATCAACAACGTCATCTCGCTCGCCAGCGTGCCCTTCATCCTGGCCGAGGGGGCGGCGGTCTATCGCGATTTCGGCATGGGCCGGTCGCGCGGCACCATGCCGATCCAGCTGGCCGGCAATATCCGCTTCGGCGGGCTCTATGAAACCGCCTTCGGCGTGACGCTGGGTGAACTGGTCGACGAGATCGGCGGCGGCACCGCCAGCGGCCGGCCGGTGCGGGCGGTGCAGGTGGGCGGGCCGCTGGGAGCGTACTTCCCCCGCGCCTTGTTCGACACGCCCTTCGATTATGAAGCCTTCACGGCGGCCGGCGGGCTGATCGGCCATGGCGGGGTGGTGGTGTTCGACGACACCGTCGACCTGCGCGCCCAGGCGCGGTTCGCGATGGAATTCTGCGCGATCGAAAGCTGCGGCAAGTGCACGCCCTGCCGGATCGGCTCCACCCGTGGGGTGGAGGTGATCGACCGGATCGGGGCGGGGGATCCGAAACAGATCACCCTGCTGCGCGACCTCTGCGAGACCATGAAGTTCGGATCGCTTTGTGCACTGGGCGGTTTTGCCCCCTATCCGGTGCTGAGCGCGCTCGATCATTTTCCCGAGGATTTCGGCGTGGGGGCGGCCGGGTCCGCCGCCGCGGCCGAATGA
- the fdhF gene encoding formate dehydrogenase subunit alpha, translating to MSLIHETDYGTPASHATAMVRLTIDGREVEVPEGTSIMRAATEAGGAIPKLCATDMLDAFGSCRLCLVEVEGRNGTPASCTTPVADGMVVHTQTPRLQKLRRGVMELYISDHPLDCLTCAANGDCELQDMAGAVGLRDVRYGYDGANHLVAEKDVSTPYFTYDPSKCIVCSRCVRACEEVQGTFALTIEGRGFGSRVAAGQGEAFFDSECVSCGACVQACPTATLTETTVIEIGQPERSVVTTCAYCGVGCTFKAEMRGEELVRMVPYKDGKANRGHSCVKGRFAWGYATHRERILKPMVRERITDPWREVSWDEAIGHVAREFRRIQAKYGRTSIGGITSSRCTNEETFLVQKLIRAGFGNNNVDTCARVCHSPTGYGLKTAFGTSAGTQDFDSVEQSDVVMVIGANPTDGHPVFGSRLKKRLRQGAKLIVVDPRRIDLVRTPHVAAAHHLPLRPGTNVAVLTALAHVIVTEGLVDEAFVRARCDMESFGAWADFVADPANAPEAVAQYTGVDPEEIRKAARLYATGGNAAIYYGLGVTEHSQGSTTVMAIANLAMATGNIGRPGVGVNPLRGQNNVQGACDMGSFPHELSGYRHVTDDATRQMFEELWGVELDHEPGLRIPNMLDAAVGGSFKGLYVQGEDILQSDPNTAHVAAGLAAMECVVIQDLFLNETANYAHVFLPGSTFLEKDGTFTNAERRIQRVRKVMSPRSGKADWEITLDIAHAMGFRMDYGHPSEIMDEIARVTPSFAGVSYARLDELGSIQWPCNETAPLGTPVMHVDGFVRGQGRFMITEYVPTDEKTGPRFPLLLTTGRILSQYNVGAQTRRTENVRWHEEDLLEIHPHDAEERGIRDGDLVKLQSRAGATALKALITDRVAPGVVYTTFHHPMTQANVVTTDYSDWATNCPEYKVTAVQVSPSNGPTDWQARYDDFGRQSRRIVVDAAE from the coding sequence ATGTCGCTGATCCACGAAACCGATTACGGCACCCCGGCTTCGCACGCCACCGCCATGGTCCGGCTGACCATCGACGGCCGCGAGGTGGAGGTGCCCGAGGGCACTTCGATCATGCGGGCCGCGACCGAGGCCGGCGGGGCGATCCCCAAACTGTGTGCCACCGACATGCTCGATGCCTTCGGGTCGTGCCGGCTGTGCCTGGTGGAGGTGGAGGGACGCAACGGCACGCCGGCCTCCTGCACCACGCCGGTGGCCGACGGCATGGTGGTCCACACCCAGACCCCCCGGTTGCAGAAGCTGCGCCGCGGGGTGATGGAACTCTACATCTCGGACCATCCGCTCGACTGCCTGACCTGCGCCGCCAATGGCGATTGCGAATTGCAGGACATGGCCGGCGCCGTGGGGCTGCGCGATGTCCGCTACGGCTATGACGGCGCCAATCATCTGGTGGCCGAGAAGGACGTCTCGACGCCCTATTTCACCTATGACCCGTCGAAATGCATCGTCTGCTCGCGCTGTGTCCGGGCCTGCGAAGAGGTGCAGGGCACCTTCGCGCTGACCATCGAGGGCCGCGGCTTCGGCTCACGCGTCGCGGCCGGCCAGGGCGAGGCCTTCTTCGACAGCGAATGCGTCTCGTGCGGGGCCTGCGTCCAGGCCTGCCCGACGGCGACGCTGACCGAGACCACGGTGATCGAGATCGGCCAGCCCGAACGCTCGGTCGTCACCACCTGCGCCTATTGCGGGGTGGGCTGCACCTTCAAGGCCGAGATGCGCGGCGAAGAGCTGGTGCGCATGGTGCCCTACAAGGACGGCAAGGCCAATCGCGGCCATTCCTGCGTCAAGGGCCGCTTCGCCTGGGGCTATGCCACCCATCGCGAGCGCATCCTGAAGCCGATGGTCCGTGAGCGGATCACCGACCCCTGGCGCGAGGTGTCCTGGGACGAGGCGATCGGCCATGTCGCCCGTGAATTCCGCCGCATCCAGGCCAAATACGGCCGCACGTCGATCGGCGGCATCACCTCGTCGCGCTGCACCAATGAAGAGACTTTCCTGGTCCAGAAGCTGATCCGCGCCGGCTTCGGCAACAACAATGTCGACACCTGCGCCCGGGTCTGCCATTCGCCGACCGGCTATGGCCTCAAGACCGCCTTCGGCACTTCGGCCGGCACCCAGGATTTCGATTCGGTGGAGCAGTCGGATGTGGTGATGGTGATCGGCGCCAACCCGACCGACGGCCATCCGGTGTTCGGATCCCGGCTGAAGAAGCGGCTGCGCCAGGGCGCGAAGCTGATCGTGGTCGATCCGCGCCGGATCGATCTGGTGCGGACCCCCCATGTCGCCGCCGCCCATCACCTGCCGCTGCGCCCGGGCACCAATGTCGCGGTGCTGACGGCGCTGGCCCATGTCATCGTCACCGAAGGCCTGGTCGACGAGGCGTTCGTGCGCGCGCGCTGCGACATGGAAAGCTTCGGCGCCTGGGCGGATTTCGTCGCCGACCCGGCCAATGCGCCGGAAGCCGTGGCGCAGTATACCGGCGTCGACCCCGAGGAGATCCGCAAGGCCGCCCGGCTCTATGCCACCGGCGGCAATGCCGCGATCTATTACGGGCTGGGTGTCACCGAGCACAGCCAGGGCTCGACCACGGTGATGGCGATCGCGAACCTCGCCATGGCCACCGGCAATATCGGCCGGCCGGGCGTGGGCGTGAACCCGCTGCGCGGCCAGAACAATGTTCAGGGCGCCTGCGACATGGGCTCGTTCCCGCACGAGCTGTCGGGCTATCGCCATGTCACCGACGATGCCACCCGCCAGATGTTCGAGGAACTCTGGGGCGTGGAGCTGGATCACGAGCCGGGGCTCAGGATCCCGAACATGCTGGATGCCGCCGTCGGCGGCAGCTTCAAGGGGCTCTATGTCCAGGGCGAGGACATCCTGCAATCCGACCCCAACACCGCCCATGTCGCGGCCGGGCTGGCGGCGATGGAATGCGTGGTGATCCAGGATCTGTTCCTGAACGAAACCGCCAACTACGCCCATGTCTTCCTGCCCGGCTCCACCTTCCTTGAGAAGGACGGCACCTTCACCAATGCCGAACGCCGCATTCAGCGGGTCCGCAAGGTGATGTCGCCACGCTCCGGCAAGGCCGACTGGGAGATCACGCTCGACATCGCCCATGCCATGGGCTTCCGCATGGACTATGGCCACCCGTCTGAGATCATGGACGAGATCGCGCGGGTGACGCCGAGCTTTGCCGGTGTTTCTTATGCCCGGCTCGACGAGCTGGGGTCGATCCAGTGGCCGTGCAACGAGACGGCGCCCCTGGGCACACCGGTGATGCATGTCGACGGTTTCGTGCGCGGCCAGGGCCGGTTCATGATCACCGAATATGTGCCGACCGACGAGAAGACCGGCCCGCGTTTCCCGCTGCTGCTGACCACCGGCCGGATCCTCAGCCAGTACAATGTCGGCGCCCAGACCCGGCGGACCGAGAATGTGCGCTGGCATGAAGAGGATTTGCTGGAGATCCACCCCCATGATGCCGAGGAACGCGGCATCCGCGACGGCGATCTGGTGAAGCTGCAGAGCCGCGCCGGCGCCACTGCGCTCAAGGCGCTGATCACCGACCGGGTGGCGCCGGGCGTGGTCTACACCACCTTCCATCACCCGATGACCCAGGCCAATGTGGTGACCACCGACTATTCCGACTGGGCGACCAACTGCCCGGAATACAAGGTGACCGCGGTCCAGGTCTCTCCCTCCAACGGCCCCACCGACTGGCAGGCACGCTATGACGATTTCGGCCGTCAGAGCCGGCGCATCGTGGTCGATGCAGCAGAGTGA
- the fdhD gene encoding formate dehydrogenase accessory sulfurtransferase FdhD: protein MQQSDRDQRPLVGVTPTGWHEARVSRRARTIPDEVAVAFTYNQSTHAVMMASPADLEDLAVGFSLNEAIVEHPGQIEEIRVAVLEDGIDLRIRLDADRAAGLIERRRHVAGPSGCGLCGIDSLAGAMRPPKTVGAGLRLTPDQVLAALDALGPHQIWGRESRAMHAAGWWHPDRGMVLVREDVGRHNALDKLTGALALGGLPAAEGVAVITSRVSIEMVQKVAMAGITVMIAVSAPTALAIRTAETAGITLVAVARADGFEVFTGARRIAGLDLS from the coding sequence ATGCAGCAGAGTGACCGCGACCAGCGGCCTCTGGTGGGGGTGACGCCCACGGGCTGGCACGAGGCCCGTGTCAGCCGGCGGGCGCGTACCATCCCCGACGAGGTGGCGGTCGCCTTCACCTACAACCAGAGCACCCATGCGGTGATGATGGCGAGCCCGGCCGATCTGGAAGATCTGGCCGTGGGCTTCAGCCTGAACGAGGCGATCGTCGAGCATCCCGGCCAGATCGAGGAGATCCGGGTGGCGGTGCTGGAGGACGGCATCGATCTGCGCATCCGCCTGGATGCCGACCGCGCCGCCGGGCTGATCGAACGCCGCCGCCATGTCGCGGGGCCGAGCGGCTGCGGGCTCTGCGGCATCGACAGCCTGGCCGGCGCCATGCGGCCGCCGAAGACGGTGGGGGCGGGGCTGCGGCTGACGCCCGATCAGGTGCTGGCGGCGCTGGACGCGCTGGGGCCGCATCAGATCTGGGGGCGGGAGAGCCGGGCGATGCATGCTGCCGGCTGGTGGCATCCCGATCGCGGCATGGTGCTGGTGCGCGAGGATGTCGGCCGGCACAATGCGCTCGACAAGCTGACGGGCGCACTGGCGCTGGGCGGCCTGCCCGCGGCCGAAGGCGTGGCGGTGATCACCAGCCGGGTTTCGATCGAGATGGTGCAGAAGGTGGCGATGGCCGGGATCACGGTGATGATCGCGGTCTCGGCACCGACGGCGCTGGCGATCCGCACGGCCGAGACGGCCGGCATCACCCTGGTCGCGGTTGCCCGCGCCGATGGTTTCGAAGTCTTTACCGGGGCCCGGCGGATCGCCGGCCTCGACCTGTCCTGA
- a CDS encoding formate dehydrogenase subunit delta, giving the protein MSPDKLVMMANQIGRFFVAQGPDQAAQGTAEHIRQFWDPRMRAAILEHLAAGGEGLDPHVRRAVEMLRDGGGTAAGA; this is encoded by the coding sequence ATGTCCCCCGACAAGCTGGTGATGATGGCCAACCAGATCGGCCGTTTCTTCGTGGCCCAGGGCCCCGATCAGGCGGCCCAGGGCACCGCCGAGCATATCCGCCAGTTCTGGGACCCGCGGATGCGCGCCGCGATCCTGGAGCACCTGGCCGCCGGCGGCGAGGGTCTGGACCCCCATGTCCGCCGCGCGGTGGAGATGCTGCGCGACGGCGGGGGAACGGCTGCCGGCGCTTAG